The following coding sequences are from one Paenibacillus tundrae window:
- a CDS encoding XTP/dITP diphosphatase, with protein sequence MSLDSSIIIVATRNQGKVREFAHAFAPLGKEVKSMFDYPELPDVVEDGVTFAENAWKKAKTVGDALGLPVLADDSGLCVDLLDGDPGVYSARYAGEGATDAQNNAKLLDALETLKSGEDTEQPLLSPARFVCALVLYDPATGDKFEAEGTAEGWITAEAAGAGGFGYDPLFYVPEYEMTMAELTLEQKQAISHRGHALRALVSRLAN encoded by the coding sequence ATGAGCTTGGATAGTTCCATTATCATTGTTGCTACCCGTAATCAAGGTAAAGTAAGGGAGTTCGCTCATGCCTTTGCTCCCCTTGGCAAAGAGGTCAAAAGCATGTTTGATTATCCTGAACTCCCGGATGTCGTTGAAGATGGCGTAACATTTGCGGAGAATGCGTGGAAAAAAGCCAAAACCGTAGGGGATGCACTTGGACTTCCGGTACTGGCTGACGATTCCGGGTTATGCGTTGATCTATTAGACGGAGACCCAGGGGTGTATTCAGCAAGATATGCAGGTGAAGGGGCAACGGATGCTCAGAACAATGCTAAATTGCTGGATGCGCTTGAAACGTTGAAATCTGGGGAAGATACTGAGCAACCATTGCTCAGCCCTGCACGTTTTGTCTGTGCGTTGGTACTATATGATCCAGCAACCGGAGATAAGTTTGAGGCAGAAGGTACTGCGGAAGGCTGGATTACCGCTGAAGCAGCAGGTGCTGGTGGCTTTGGATATGATCCGCTCTTCTATGTGCCTGAGTACGAGATGACTATGGCTGAATTGACACTTGAAC